From Toxorhynchites rutilus septentrionalis strain SRP chromosome 2, ASM2978413v1, whole genome shotgun sequence, a single genomic window includes:
- the LOC129771055 gene encoding arrestin homolog, translating to MVVAVKVFKKSVPNGKLTVYLGKRDFIDHIDYCEPVDGVIVIDQDYLRGRKVYGQLITTYRFGREEDEVMGVKFSKEMVLVKEQIYPMVNAKMEMTPMQERLIKKLGANAYPFTFHFPNMAPSSVTLQAGEDDQGKPLGVEYSIKIYVGGEDDEEKGHKRSSVGLIIKKLQHAPTSRGRRLPSSLVSKGFTLSQGKVNLEVTLDREIYYHGEKISANVVITNNSRKTVKSIKCFVVQHCEVTMVNAQFSKHIASLETREGCPITPGASFTKSFFLVPLASSNKDRRGIALDGHLKDEDVNLASSTMIGEGKSHSDVMGIICSYSLRVKLNCGTLGGELQTDVPFKLLTPAPGTVDRERVNAMKKMKSIERHRYENSHYADDDDNIVFEDFARLRMNEPE from the exons ATGGTTGTGGCAGTGAAGGTTTTCAAGAAGTCCGTTCCGAACGGAAAGCTGACCGTCTATTTGGGCAAGCGTGACTTCATCGACCACATCGACTATTGCGAACCGGTCGATGGCGTTATCGTGATTGACCAGGACTACCTGCGGGGACGCAAAGTTTACGGCCAG CTCATTACCACCTACCGTTTCGGCCGCGAAGAGGATGAGGTCATGGGGGTCAAGTTCTCCAAGGAGATGGTCCTGGTCAAGGAGCAGATCTATCCGATGGTAAACGCCAAGATGGAGATGACCCCGATGCAGGAGCGTCTGATCAAGAAGCTGGGCGCCAACGCGTATCCGTTCACCTTCCACTTCCCGAACATGGCCCCAAGCTCGGTTACACTGCAGGCTGGCGAAGATGACCAGGGCAAGCCCCTCGGTGTGGAGTACTCCATCAAGATCTACGTCGGTGGCGAGGACGACGAGGAGAAGGGACATAAGCGCAGCTCGGTAGGTCTGATCATCAAGAAGCTGCAGCATGCCCCGACCAGCCGTGGTCGCCGTCTGCCTTCCTCGCTGGTCAGCAAGGGATTCACCTTGTCCCAGGGCAAGGTTAACCTGGAGGTTACCCTCGATCGGGAGATCTACTACCATGGCGAGAAGATCTCCGCCAACGTTGTGATCACTAACAACTCCCGCAAGACGGTAAAGAGCATCAAGTGCTTCGTGGTGCAGCACTGCGAG GTCACGATGGTGAACGCGCAGTTCAGCAAGCACATCGCTTCGCTGGAAACCCGCGAGGGTTGCCCCATTACTCCGGGAGCTAGCTTCACCAAGTCATTCTTCTTGGTGCCGCTGGCTTCCAGCAACAAGGACCGCCGCGGAATCGCCCTCGATGGCCACTTGAAGGACGAGGATGTCAACCTGGCTTCGTCCACCATGATCGGCGAGGGCAAGAGCCACTCCGATGTCATGGGTATCATCTGCTCGTACTCGCTCCGAGTCAAGCTGAACTGCGGAACCCTCGGAGGAGAACTGCAGACCGACGTTCCATTCAAGCTGCTGACCCCGGCTCCCG GAACCGTCGATCGCGAGCGCGTCAACGCCATGAAGAAAATGAAGTCGATCGAGCGCCATCGCTACGAGAACTCTCACTATGCCGATGATGATGACAACATCGTTTTCGAGGACTTTGCTCGGCTGCGAATGAATGAACCAGAGTAA